The nucleotide window TATTCCGCAGCACCCTCTGTTTATCATACTAAATCCTGCAATTACAAACAAGTCTGAGTCGGCTATATAAATTCTAAATATTCATGTTACTCCAAAAGGcttctcaacaacaacaacaacaataacaacagacCCATTATATTCCTACAGGTGGGGTCTAGGGAGAGTAGTGTATATGCAGACCTTAGCCCTACCGAGTGAACTTAGAGAAGTTGTTTCCAATAGTCGCTTGGCTCAGAAAAGGTGAgaaggagaggaagaagaagaagaaaaagaaagaaaaggagggagaaaagaataagtagtaccaaatagTAACATCAGAGATAACGGAAATGAACTATCCAAAGGGCTTCTCATGAGTTCAATATCATAAGAAGAAATAATTAGATAAGGAAAGTTGTAAATATTTACTTACCATATCGTCTGTAATTGGTAAGGAGATCTTGGAACATATTCTTAATGTCAGCGTAGATGAATTTTGAACCAGGAAGATTGGTATTTAAGTTGCTAAGCATTGACTTAACATTGTTACTGAATGGCAAAACAAGCTGATTCACTTCCTCTGAGCACACATTACCATTACCCTGTGCAAGAATACTTGGAATACAACCCATTAGTCCTACTCCACCAATCACAAATTTTCTTGCTCCCAAATTATACAATCTCtgcaatttaaaataaataaataatataataacattAATTAGATAGTAAAAGAAGGTATTCATAAAGAAAAAAAGCATTAAAAAAAAGGATTGATGCAGACAACCTATCCTAATGCAAGCATAAATGTCTGCTTCCGTTGCTCGAAAACCATGATCTATTGGTCACACAAAGACAATTTTACCATTGCTCCGAGGTAtctatgaagaaaaaaaagaataataaaaaaaaggacaGACAGCACAGTGCACGAAGCATCCTACATTTATGCAGGGTCCGCGAAAAAGCCAGACCCCAAGGGGTGATGTAAACGGTAGAGCTTTTTCCATGACTTGAACCCATGACCTATCGGTCATActgagacaactttaccgttgttTCAAAACTCCCCTCAAAACCCTAATACAAGTACTAATGACTGCTTCTATGGCTCGTACCCGtgaccagtggcggagccaccttataggAAGAGGTGTCAAATGACACCCCTTCGTGGGAAAAATACACTGTGTAGttaggtaaaaaaataaattatatgtatatatacattgtATTGACTCTGCTTAATTTCCTtgtatgtttacttttatatattttgacaccccttaacgaaaattctggctccgccactgccCGTGACCTATATAGGTCACGTGGAGACAACTTTACTGTTGCCTCCAAAGCTCCCGTTAaaggataaaaaataaataaaggaagaaATATATATATCTTACAGTAAGCTGTTGGCTATATTGTTGAACCAAGAGATTGGCATATTGCTGAGGATTATAACGATTCTTAGTATCATAATTAGGCATTAGATAATTGTTGAGGTAGTCATTGCTTCCCATTCCAACAAAGAACATGCATTTGGCTAATGCTTGTGCTACATCTGGTGCACCAAGATTATCTGTGATTTGATCAAGTGTGTTCTCAAAGTTCTTGATTTACCGATTGAATGGAATTCTCCCAACATGGAATATAATATCCAAAATTAACAaaactcaaataattattaatttaagttCCTTGTTGGATTTTCTTCTTGATCAATAACAACTGCAATATTGTCATCGTATCGAAATAAATATGAGTATATTAATTAGCAAATGCAATAATTAAGAACTTACAAAGTTTCTGCCAGTAATATCAAGAATCCCAGCAGCAGCAGAAGCATAGTTCACTCCATAGCGCATTTTATCTCCTGAAGTATCTGCTGAAGCTTCTGTGTATGCTGGAATGAGTGGCAGTCCTAGCAGTTCAGCTGTGCATGTACAAGCCAATTAAGTGTTAATATTaattttctgatttgttttcttgctcaattattattatattacttAATTATATTCCCTTTAGGCAGTAATGAGCACAGTATATCTATCTAGCTATTCttattgtgagcacctaatttttgacgatatttgaatttttatactttttttagtataaatattttaaagtctaatttatatatttaatcTTTATTTCACCTTTACAGGTTTTACCTAAGAaaatcaaaaattacaaaaagagTTATATTTTTCTAAGTAGCAGCTTTATTCTCGCAAAAGAAcgaaaagtttgaaaaaaaatattgtttccATTTAGTTTAGTCGATTTCTACGTTAGAAATTTCAACCAAATAAATATTGAACAGTTACTATatctattttatcatttttaatttagtaatagtagtagtattttattttatttattgattacATAATTCCAAATCCTACACTCTCTCACGTGGTCTACTACCCTATTTTGTCTCTTGTtctttaaaatttccaaaaaaataaaataatctcttCAATTCATTTCTACCATTTTATAGAAGAGAATCTTTTCCATAACAAATTATGGGATATATTTTTCAATTTAGTGGGACCATTTGGACTTTAACAACTTTTGAATTTACTCGCTCCCCATCACGTTTTTTTACTAGAGGCACCATATTATTGTGATTCTTTGAATTGGCACAAAAAGATAACGCACAACACACATTTTTTTGACTCTTGCTCTCCAATTCACAtccccccaaaaaaaaactcTATAAAAAATGCACACAAGCGGCGAGGAAACATCACCATTTTCTAGATTAAAACTAGCAACTCTTTCTCCTGCAATCAGCTGTAAAAATCAGCCAAATGAAACTCCAGCAACTCACTGAAAAACAACCCGAAAAAATCTGCACAAAAACAGTCCAAAAGAGCTCCAAAAAGCCATAGACAATCAGCTGAAACTCCCATAAAAACAGCTCTAAAGAAGTGACCAAAAACACGACAATTCAGCCACCAAACCCTCCCGAAATAGAGCCAAAACAGCAGCTGAAGTTTCTGCCAAAAACAGCTCCAAGCAACTGCATAATCATGCCAAAAATGACCCCCATAACAGCAGTGAAATCGCCACTTCTTCCCCTCAGAAAATAGTCTGAAAACCATCACGATAGCTGTAGTCTTTCATCCAAAACCAGCAGCTCCTTTCTACTCTGTCAATCACTACAAACAAGCTGAGTTCAAGGCGGTTTAGTCGAGGTTCCTTGAGGTTCCGACAAGGCATTTGGTTTCCTGTTCGAGGTTCTCGTTTGCTTGACGATTCGATAACACTTACAACTGTAAAGGTTCGATCTTGTTTCAGATTTGATGTAAATGTTTGAATTCTTAATTTGTTGTTTTGGTTGGAATTGtttttttacatgttttgttATTTCTTTATTACTTCTTTTTCCATTTGTTTAGCGAGTTCTTTCATGAGATTTGCATATTGTTGGTTCCCTGTTTACTCTTGAGTTGTGAACAATATTGCTTTATTTGGTCAATTGGAGTTCATCCTTTGCTATGTGGTCATACATGTTTTATGGTGCTATTTGGTTCATTTTAATCCGTTGGTAATTAGTGTGCAACAACTTAACAATAATATGATATGTAAATGAACTCATTTATGTGATTAATTGTTCACTTTGATCATTTATGCAAACTTAATGAGTAGTCAATTGTTGTAATCTCATACTCAGTTATGTTGAGTTTGGACGCCTGTGCTTGAGGCATGATATATGGTGGCAGATTACTCTCTCATTTGGGGAAAGCCTGTATGTGAATGTGAGGAAAATGAACCTTTACCCCATGCGATTGAGCTAGTATTGCAAAGCCCAGTTAATTCTAATTTATTTGCTGCCCACCTCTGCCTATTTCTATAAGTTCAATGCCTCAACTTTTGTTTCTTTATCAATTACGGTAAGCATGTCCTTGTAATATAGTAATTATATTTGTCTTTCCTTGCCTTTTTCGTTGGTTTGATATCTTAAGTTGGTAGGAATAGTCGATAAGTTTAATGTAGggaattgttttatttaatttaatttatagaTTGTTTATCAAATTCTTGAAGGTCGGATTGTAACATTAGCTTCGACTTCAAGTatcattttttataaataatttcatgGTAGCTGAAGTCATACATCTTCGCAATAATTCTATATTTATAATTAATAACCACACAATGAATCTCAAACTAGTTTAAAGAATAACTAACTTTTGAATATCATAGCATGCTTTAGGCACACCTTTAATCAATTATCgcgattgtgtacacgttcgcataacataattacgattcccaaaaattaaaattaaggtATGCGTCCGTGCAAATTTGGCCAAGTAACCTTAAATAATTAAGTGTTATtagttgtgtacacgtacgcgtgacatgactttgacataccaaacaaaatgagtacatgtacgcgtgactcgtttcaagataattccataatCACGAATAATCAAGCAAGTAAAAAGCAGTAAAAGGTAAaaatgtacataggttctaaGATGAGCaattaaagaattaattcaagccaatgtagtcaataaagcgactgtgctagaaccacgggactcggggaatgccttacaccttctccccggtcagcagaattccttatccggactttgttttcgcagaccaataataatagagtcaaaccttc belongs to Nicotiana tabacum cultivar K326 chromosome 6, ASM71507v2, whole genome shotgun sequence and includes:
- the LOC107768450 gene encoding GDSL esterase/lipase At1g71691-like, which encodes MRYGVNYASAAAGILDITGRNFIKNFENTLDQITDNLGAPDVAQALAKCMFFVGMGSNDYLNNYLMPNYDTKNRYNPQQYANLLVQQYSQQLTRLYNLGARKFVIGGVGLMGCIPSILAQGNGNVCSEEVNQLVLPFSNNVKSMLSNLNTNLPGSKFIYADIKNMFQDLLTNYRRYGFSMINRGCCGIGRNRGQITCLPLQTPCPNRDQYIFWDAFHPTEAVNILFGRRAFNGGPELVYPINIQQLAAL